In Thalassospira sp. ER-Se-21-Dark, one genomic interval encodes:
- the fhuB gene encoding Fe(3+)-hydroxamate ABC transporter permease FhuB: MTSQAMRRHAIQFHAVPVSLCILAVLLSLLSLDIEAGSLSPAAIFDLAAGSDTRSLLLTQGWIPRFLIALVAGAGLAVAGALFQHTLKNPLASPSTLGLAGGAKLALTLVTLYVPGALAIGQETIALLGALVVGFLVFALARRSGFSPLIVILTGMIIALYCGAVTTALAIIHHEWLKSLFIWGSGDLTQDGWYILEPLAAKVCMGAALAVALARPLEMLNLSDHQATVLGASPARMRLLCLLIGCWLTATIVAAVGIIGFVGLAGPAITRMLGFRRLRSKLLMSAVFGAVLLCAADQGVQVLSGYIGTLVPAGALTGILGGPLLIIMIRQLRSNSQPSQNTSPAPEPDQRNIRNHLRVLAGVLLVIIGAILVGRDIHGDWQLQLGNALNTVWPWRGPRILGAMAAGTMLAIAGTILQRMTANPMASPESLGVSAGAAIGMIAIVFLIDAPTAWLQISGAAIGAFITLGAIFALTRKSGYAPERILIAGIAIGALFDGFIAFLMAGGDPRATRLLAWSSGSTYGLGFDRASVLAIIAVSALPILPAFARWLNLFPLGPVTTKSLGVDLSISRGVMLMFASILTAAATLLVGPLSFAGLISPHLAKLAGLRHALPHTVGAALIGAALMVAADWLGRMLFFPWEIPAGLMAAIIAGPIMVWLLMRVGRGAS, from the coding sequence ATGACAAGTCAAGCCATGCGCAGACATGCGATCCAATTCCATGCGGTTCCCGTTTCGCTTTGCATCCTTGCCGTTTTGCTAAGCCTGCTGTCTCTGGACATTGAGGCCGGTAGCCTGTCCCCGGCGGCAATATTCGACCTTGCGGCTGGATCGGACACGCGGTCGTTGTTGCTCACCCAGGGCTGGATACCAAGGTTTTTGATTGCACTTGTCGCTGGTGCGGGTCTTGCCGTTGCCGGTGCTTTGTTTCAACACACGTTAAAAAACCCGTTGGCATCGCCGTCCACACTTGGCCTTGCAGGCGGCGCTAAACTGGCGCTGACACTGGTGACGCTCTATGTGCCGGGTGCGCTTGCCATCGGTCAGGAAACGATTGCACTGTTGGGTGCACTTGTTGTCGGTTTTCTGGTATTTGCCTTGGCGCGCCGCAGTGGCTTCTCGCCACTGATCGTCATCCTGACAGGTATGATAATCGCGCTCTATTGTGGGGCAGTAACAACTGCCTTGGCAATAATTCACCATGAATGGCTAAAAAGCCTGTTTATCTGGGGAAGCGGCGACCTTACCCAAGACGGTTGGTATATCCTTGAACCATTGGCAGCGAAAGTATGCATGGGTGCGGCACTGGCTGTCGCCTTGGCTCGACCGCTTGAAATGCTTAATCTCAGCGATCATCAGGCGACCGTCCTTGGCGCATCGCCAGCACGAATGCGACTACTTTGCCTTTTGATCGGCTGTTGGCTTACGGCAACCATTGTTGCAGCGGTAGGTATTATCGGGTTTGTCGGACTGGCTGGACCAGCCATTACGCGAATGCTGGGCTTCAGACGGTTGCGATCAAAACTTCTGATGTCTGCTGTTTTCGGCGCCGTACTATTGTGTGCTGCGGATCAAGGTGTTCAGGTTTTATCGGGATATATTGGGACATTAGTGCCTGCTGGCGCGCTGACCGGGATTCTCGGTGGACCGCTTTTAATCATTATGATCCGGCAACTGCGCAGCAATTCTCAACCATCGCAAAACACGTCGCCCGCCCCAGAACCTGATCAGCGCAACATTAGAAATCACTTGCGCGTTCTGGCTGGTGTGCTTCTGGTGATCATAGGGGCGATTTTGGTCGGTCGAGATATTCACGGTGACTGGCAACTTCAATTGGGTAATGCACTGAATACCGTCTGGCCGTGGCGCGGTCCGCGTATTCTCGGTGCAATGGCTGCTGGAACCATGCTGGCAATTGCAGGCACCATATTGCAACGCATGACGGCAAACCCGATGGCAAGTCCCGAAAGTCTGGGTGTCAGTGCAGGTGCTGCAATCGGTATGATTGCGATTGTCTTCCTGATCGATGCACCAACGGCTTGGTTGCAGATTTCTGGTGCAGCAATTGGTGCATTCATTACCCTGGGGGCGATCTTTGCGCTTACCCGAAAATCGGGATACGCGCCGGAACGGATTTTGATTGCCGGTATTGCGATTGGTGCTTTGTTTGATGGCTTCATCGCATTTCTGATGGCCGGTGGTGATCCCCGCGCAACACGCTTGTTGGCCTGGAGTTCGGGATCAACATACGGCCTTGGCTTCGACCGCGCGAGTGTTCTGGCAATCATTGCTGTGAGCGCCTTACCCATTCTTCCAGCATTTGCCCGTTGGCTTAATCTGTTTCCGCTGGGGCCTGTGACAACCAAGTCGCTCGGTGTCGATCTGTCGATCTCGCGCGGGGTTATGCTGATGTTTGCTTCTATCCTGACAGCGGCAGCTACTTTGTTGGTTGGCCCACTAAGCTTCGCCGGTCTGATTTCACCGCATCTGGCAAAACTGGCCGGATTGCGACATGCATTACCGCATACGGTCGGGGCCGCGCTGATCGGAGCTGCTTTAATGGTTGCCGCTGACTGGCTTGGGAGAATGTTATTCTTTCCTTGGGAAATTCCGGCCGGACTGATGGCCGCTATCATTGCCGGGCCTATCATGGTCTGGCTGCTTATGCGCGTCGGGCGGGGTGCCTCATGA
- the fhuF gene encoding siderophore-iron reductase FhuF produces MMNALQNGSEKNASPAIGNSPTTRSLSEIKTDLFQGPYQGLGDRHQILTTHSGGIDCFALHDPDCLAPLLDHYCQAKYPQDDRRAAISMWSQWYFGVLLSPVLVLAAAGEAVLTFQPNFISLTTDDNQCPAGFEIHDRQVHELKEKSIPPDPWAHLECLIDGHLEPMVASLAASSKVSPKVFWSNIGVVVAYVEKHVLKNTRVSLAPLINDVKRPDGNRNPMANPYSTKQSDDGTPSRRVCCLRYLLTSVDTCPSCPLAKL; encoded by the coding sequence ATGATGAATGCCCTTCAAAACGGCTCTGAAAAGAACGCTTCTCCCGCCATCGGCAATTCCCCTACCACCCGATCACTGTCTGAGATCAAAACCGATCTCTTTCAAGGACCCTATCAAGGGCTTGGTGACCGGCATCAGATCCTGACGACGCACAGTGGCGGAATTGATTGCTTTGCGCTCCACGATCCTGATTGTTTGGCACCACTTCTTGATCACTATTGCCAGGCAAAATATCCGCAAGATGATCGGCGTGCCGCCATCTCGATGTGGTCACAATGGTATTTCGGAGTTCTGTTATCCCCTGTGCTGGTTTTGGCCGCAGCAGGCGAAGCAGTCCTTACGTTTCAGCCCAACTTTATCAGTCTGACAACGGACGATAATCAATGTCCGGCCGGGTTCGAGATTCATGACCGGCAGGTGCATGAGTTGAAAGAAAAATCGATCCCGCCTGATCCTTGGGCTCATCTGGAATGCCTGATTGACGGACATCTCGAACCGATGGTTGCTTCACTGGCTGCATCGTCAAAAGTTTCGCCAAAGGTGTTTTGGTCCAATATTGGCGTTGTCGTTGCTTACGTTGAGAAACATGTCCTGAAAAACACCAGGGTATCGCTTGCACCACTGATCAACGACGTCAAGCGTCCAGATGGCAATCGAAACCCGATGGCGAACCCCTACAGCACCAAACAATCCGACGATGGCACCCCGTCAAGACGTGTCTGCTGCCTTCGCTATTTACTGACGTCCGTCGACACTTGTCCAAGCTGCCCGCTGGCGAAACTTTAG